A single genomic interval of uncultured Desulfobacter sp. harbors:
- a CDS encoding DUF4178 domain-containing protein, with amino-acid sequence MISVSEQKSFDQRFSLIRTLAPDKVLSEEEQTRLTIMDAGVGDCFTCFGSTYFIQEINKYQEASEDYSKLKDYFVTELTCLCLETGAVGHFEWEIDDELEVSITLDQTKFKRLTDDEGRPIDEDDLDQIIEDEDSIVYAGETFEYDDDWAAVYRRNGKEEQVYMYEFVNDRSSMFLTIEEWQDGDKEEYRIYISKPVNPAELTLISRGGGNP; translated from the coding sequence ATGATATCCGTTTCCGAACAAAAGTCCTTTGATCAGCGGTTTTCCCTGATCCGCACCCTGGCTCCGGACAAGGTGTTGTCAGAGGAGGAACAGACCCGCTTGACCATCATGGATGCCGGGGTGGGTGACTGTTTTACCTGTTTTGGCAGCACGTATTTCATCCAGGAAATCAACAAATACCAGGAGGCCAGTGAGGATTATTCAAAGCTGAAGGACTACTTTGTCACCGAACTGACCTGCTTGTGCCTGGAGACTGGCGCGGTGGGCCATTTTGAATGGGAAATTGATGATGAATTAGAGGTGAGCATTACCCTGGACCAGACCAAATTTAAACGTCTGACCGATGATGAAGGCCGGCCCATTGATGAAGATGATCTGGACCAGATTATAGAAGATGAGGACAGTATCGTCTATGCCGGGGAGACCTTTGAATATGATGATGACTGGGCTGCTGTGTACCGGCGTAACGGCAAGGAAGAACAGGTTTACATGTATGAATTTGTCAATGATCGTTCGTCTATGTTTCTCACTATTGAGGAGTGGCAGGACGGGGACAAAGAAGAATACCGGATTTATATTTCCAAACCTGTGAACCCGGCGGAATTGACGTTGATTTCCAGGGGGGGAGGGAATCCATGA
- a CDS encoding toxic anion resistance protein: MSSLAQELANVAGQAKAPVLAEVTQVSGQGALTPVQAPNQLVPVQPRHLAVEDIKTFEEEAQAFVEKVKTDPSDWQLGNFVFSLGREVMEKTQAQVSLYDRKMGSVLKNVAVEDSSPVAKNILAIKTELDKVNPTVVARTEMPLPKKVMGLFTRTVNRLPKGDEILRIIAERKETVNSTIDGIRDHLRNEADQVAFDAAELSQICDALKEIQPALQEHIYLGQLIWEKLTTHLDTVDDPRVKEALTTLTSDLAMAVVDLQTIDNSNLQTRFGGEMMVRNSHLVKRLVQRTDMILATAVKNALAVRVAAEQQMDTLKHLDMVQQAAAETMTDTAKVIGDAAVKGAKMSQSMTVNIEALEEACNTYEQAFEAYTAISKETISIASQSSNALGVMNDRFRARTDALTSRRQEG; the protein is encoded by the coding sequence ATGTCCAGTTTGGCTCAGGAACTTGCCAATGTGGCTGGTCAGGCCAAGGCACCTGTATTAGCAGAAGTTACACAAGTATCAGGCCAGGGGGCGCTTACCCCTGTCCAGGCCCCCAACCAGCTGGTGCCGGTCCAGCCCCGGCACCTTGCTGTTGAAGATATCAAGACTTTTGAAGAAGAGGCTCAAGCCTTTGTGGAAAAGGTCAAAACAGACCCGTCGGACTGGCAGCTCGGCAACTTTGTCTTTTCCCTGGGCCGGGAAGTGATGGAAAAAACCCAGGCCCAGGTATCCCTTTACGACCGGAAGATGGGCTCAGTACTGAAAAATGTGGCCGTCGAGGACAGTTCGCCTGTGGCAAAAAATATCCTGGCCATTAAAACCGAGCTGGACAAGGTCAATCCCACCGTGGTGGCAAGAACGGAAATGCCCCTGCCCAAAAAGGTGATGGGCCTTTTCACCCGCACCGTGAACCGTCTGCCCAAGGGAGACGAGATTCTACGCATTATTGCCGAACGTAAGGAAACTGTGAATTCCACCATTGACGGCATCCGGGACCACCTGCGCAACGAGGCGGATCAGGTGGCCTTTGACGCAGCGGAACTGTCCCAGATCTGTGATGCCTTAAAAGAGATCCAGCCGGCCCTGCAGGAACACATTTACCTGGGCCAGTTGATCTGGGAAAAACTTACCACTCACCTTGACACGGTGGATGATCCCCGGGTCAAAGAGGCGTTGACCACCCTGACATCGGACTTGGCCATGGCTGTTGTGGACCTGCAGACCATTGACAATTCCAATCTTCAGACCCGGTTCGGCGGAGAGATGATGGTCCGAAATTCACATCTGGTCAAGCGCCTGGTTCAGCGCACGGACATGATCCTGGCCACAGCCGTGAAAAACGCCCTGGCTGTGCGGGTAGCAGCGGAACAGCAGATGGATACCTTGAAACACCTGGATATGGTCCAGCAGGCAGCGGCCGAGACCATGACGGATACGGCAAAAGTCATTGGTGATGCGGCGGTCAAGGGTGCAAAAATGAGCCAGAGCATGACCGTGAACATTGAAGCCCTGGAAGAAGCATGTAATACTTATGAGCAGGCATTTGAGGCCTACACTGCCATTTCAAAGGAGACCATCAGCATTGCGTCCCAAAGCTCCAATGCCCTGGGCGTTATGAATGATCGTTTTAGGGCCAGGACAGATGCATTAACGTCAAGGCGTCAGGAGGGTTAA